A genomic window from Agreia sp. COWG includes:
- a CDS encoding ABC transporter ATP-binding protein produces the protein MSTAPLASGSTTTPTIDAVRVDGVGKIFPARKGAGVTALEAVDLTIAPGEFVSLIGPSGCGKSTLLRLIADLDVPTTGSIQVFGKTARQARIDQAYGIAFQQAGLLPWRSVRANIELPLELHRVGKADRAARSTELLALVGLTDFADKYPDQLSGGMQQRVAIARSLAESPGLLLMDEPFGALDEMTRERMQTELVRICAETGAAVVFVTHSIPEAVFLSNRVVVMSPRPGRIRDVIPVDLGRGAARAEGLREADSFFEAVVAVRESLHGESTATAATPSARGVDIR, from the coding sequence ATGAGCACAGCACCACTCGCATCCGGTTCGACCACGACCCCGACCATAGACGCCGTTCGTGTCGATGGCGTCGGCAAGATCTTTCCAGCCCGCAAGGGTGCCGGGGTCACCGCTCTCGAGGCGGTCGACCTCACGATCGCGCCGGGCGAATTCGTCTCGCTGATCGGGCCGTCCGGATGCGGAAAGTCCACCCTGTTGCGCCTCATCGCCGACCTCGACGTGCCCACGACGGGCTCGATCCAGGTGTTCGGCAAGACCGCTCGCCAGGCACGCATCGACCAGGCCTACGGCATCGCCTTTCAACAGGCCGGCCTGCTGCCGTGGCGCTCGGTGCGGGCCAACATCGAGCTGCCACTCGAACTGCATCGCGTGGGCAAGGCCGATCGCGCCGCACGCTCGACGGAACTGCTCGCGCTCGTGGGGCTCACCGACTTCGCCGACAAGTACCCCGACCAGCTCTCGGGCGGCATGCAGCAGCGGGTGGCCATTGCCCGCTCGCTCGCCGAGAGTCCCGGGCTGCTTCTGATGGACGAGCCGTTCGGCGCCCTCGACGAGATGACCCGCGAGCGTATGCAGACCGAGCTCGTGCGCATCTGCGCCGAGACCGGCGCGGCGGTCGTCTTCGTCACCCACTCCATCCCCGAGGCCGTGTTCTTGTCCAACCGGGTCGTCGTCATGTCGCCTCGCCCCGGCCGCATCCGCGACGTCATCCCGGTCGACCTCGGAAGGGGCGCCGCCCGCGCGGAGGGCCTCCGTGAGGCGGACAGCTTCTTCGAGGCCGTCGT